The following are encoded in a window of Acidobacteriota bacterium genomic DNA:
- a CDS encoding type II secretion system protein, with protein MRRPLRGQRGFAMAALLVVLAIMSLMLSMALPTWHHAAQREREAELIFRGEQYARAIMLYQRQTPGAYPPDVDTLVEGRFLRRAYRDPMTAGGEFRLILQSELSEFGGAGGDGSPAGGASSEAGGGTRRSDDDAGNRPGFMRGVRPVANRDERDPGGVDGNIAGVVSRSEETSIALYNGQSKYSDWVFLGEGSAAGEAGGEAGQPEPGLSDPFGGPSSRGAGIGPGAFRQGRGGGGR; from the coding sequence ATGCGCCGGCCACTGCGGGGGCAGCGGGGGTTCGCGATGGCGGCCCTGCTCGTCGTTCTCGCCATCATGAGCCTCATGTTGTCGATGGCGCTCCCCACCTGGCACCACGCGGCGCAGCGCGAGCGCGAGGCCGAGCTGATCTTCCGCGGCGAGCAGTACGCGCGGGCGATCATGCTCTATCAGCGGCAGACCCCCGGCGCCTATCCACCCGACGTCGATACGCTCGTGGAGGGCAGGTTCCTGCGCCGCGCCTACCGTGATCCGATGACCGCCGGCGGTGAGTTCCGCCTCATTCTGCAGTCGGAGTTGTCGGAGTTCGGCGGTGCGGGGGGCGACGGGTCGCCAGCGGGCGGCGCATCCTCGGAAGCGGGGGGCGGGACGCGGCGTTCGGACGACGACGCGGGGAACAGACCGGGATTCATGCGGGGCGTCCGGCCGGTCGCGAATCGGGACGAGCGCGATCCCGGGGGCGTGGACGGCAACATCGCCGGCGTCGTGAGCCGTAGCGAGGAGACCTCGATCGCCCTCTACAACGGGCAGTCGAAGTACAGCGACTGGGTCTTTCTCGGCGAGGGGTCGGCGGCGGGGGAGGCCGGCGGCGAGGCAGGGCAGCCGGAGCCAGGTCTGTCGGATCCCTTCGGCGGACCCTCGAGCCGGGGAGCGGGAATCGGCCCGGGAGCGTTCCGACAGGGCCGCGGCGGAGGCGGACGATGA
- a CDS encoding type II secretion system F family protein gives MEFRCRLGTETGEIVERVCIADSETILRRDLEKEGLYLLSLRRRGGFAWAGAPLGWRRRPGLREFTVFNQELAALLRAGMPLLQSLDILRRRTDQPVLKTVLDDVHERVRGGSSLSDAFDSHRDLFPGVYTASILAGEKSGNLEETLRRYVSYARVISGVRRRTLSALIYPAILLALSGIVVAIIVVRVVPEFTSFYDSMGASLPVTTRVLTGVSRFVTEFFWVLALAAAALAGAVWTWSRQPGRGAQLDRLLLGLPFVGDVATRFATSQFARTLATLLGGGIPLVNALDVTARSVGNRHVSRNLETIAGEVREGGALSSSLDARGIFPPVAVKMVEVGESTGALQDMLNAVADFFDEEIETTLGRFMTLIEPLLLVIMGIVIAGLLLALYWPLLQLGAIV, from the coding sequence ATGGAGTTTCGCTGCCGCCTCGGAACCGAGACCGGCGAGATCGTCGAACGGGTCTGCATCGCGGATAGCGAGACCATCCTCCGGCGGGACCTGGAGAAGGAAGGCCTGTACCTGCTGTCGCTCCGGCGACGGGGCGGATTCGCGTGGGCGGGCGCGCCGCTCGGGTGGAGACGGCGGCCCGGCTTGCGGGAGTTCACGGTCTTCAACCAGGAGCTGGCTGCGCTGCTTCGGGCGGGCATGCCGCTGCTGCAGTCGCTCGACATCCTGCGGCGGCGGACGGATCAGCCGGTCCTGAAGACCGTCCTGGACGACGTTCACGAGCGAGTGCGGGGCGGCTCCTCGTTGTCCGACGCGTTCGACAGCCATCGTGATCTCTTTCCCGGCGTCTATACCGCCTCGATCCTGGCGGGCGAGAAGAGCGGCAACCTCGAAGAGACGCTCCGGCGCTACGTGAGCTATGCCAGGGTCATCAGCGGCGTGCGCCGCCGGACGCTCTCGGCCCTCATCTACCCGGCCATCCTGCTGGCGCTGTCCGGCATCGTGGTGGCCATCATCGTCGTTCGCGTCGTGCCGGAGTTCACCAGCTTCTACGACTCGATGGGGGCGAGCCTGCCGGTTACCACACGCGTGCTGACCGGCGTCTCGCGTTTCGTCACCGAGTTCTTCTGGGTCCTGGCGCTCGCGGCCGCGGCGCTCGCCGGCGCGGTTTGGACGTGGAGCCGGCAGCCCGGACGCGGCGCGCAGCTCGACCGGTTGCTGCTCGGGCTGCCGTTCGTCGGCGACGTCGCCACCCGGTTCGCCACCTCACAGTTTGCGAGAACGCTGGCCACGCTGCTCGGCGGGGGCATTCCGCTCGTCAACGCGCTCGACGTCACGGCCCGCTCGGTCGGCAATCGCCACGTCTCCCGCAACCTGGAGACCATCGCCGGGGAGGTGCGCGAGGGCGGTGCGCTCTCGTCCTCGTTGGACGCGCGCGGGATCTTTCCGCCGGTGGCCGTCAAGATGGTAGAAGTGGGAGAGTCCACGGGGGCGCTGCAGGACATGCTGAACGCGGTGGCCGATTTCTTCGACGAGGAAATCGAGACGACGCTCGGGCGGTTCATGACGCTCATCGAGCCGTTGCTGCTGGTGATCATGGGTATCGTGATCGCCGGACTGTTGCTGGCGTTGTACTGGCCGCTGCTGCAACTCGGCGCCATCGTTTGA
- a CDS encoding prepilin-type N-terminal cleavage/methylation domain-containing protein, with protein MQDWRNARGWTLIELTIVISLITVLSTIALVGYGNAVARAREAVLKEDLFRMRDAIDQHYADLGEYPPDLHALVSAGYLRAIPEDPMTRSSETWVVVPAEPDLADPFVQGVYDIRSGSEGIALDGTTYADW; from the coding sequence ATGCAGGACTGGCGGAACGCGCGCGGCTGGACGCTCATCGAGCTGACGATCGTCATCTCGCTGATCACGGTACTGTCGACGATTGCCCTCGTCGGCTACGGCAACGCGGTGGCCCGCGCGCGCGAGGCGGTGCTCAAGGAGGATCTCTTCCGCATGCGCGACGCGATCGATCAGCACTACGCCGACCTCGGGGAGTACCCCCCGGATCTGCACGCCCTGGTGAGCGCCGGCTATCTGCGTGCGATTCCCGAGGATCCGATGACGCGCTCGTCCGAGACCTGGGTGGTCGTGCCGGCGGAACCGGATCTGGCGGATCCGTTCGTGCAGGGCGTCTATGACATCAGGAGCGGGTCCGAGGGGATCGCCCTCGACGGCACCACCTACGCCGACTGGTAG
- a CDS encoding type II secretion system protein encodes MPSASSPRSLHGRSGPWRAALRRVRERPDRATRGYSFVELLVVSSILLILASAVAPLAQVTMQRQRESELRRALREMRTAIDRYKDAVDLGVIGGTDIDPENQGYPPSLGTLVEGVEPVDESTGGVLRFLRRIPIDPMTKSTDWGLRSYQDDPDATRWGGDNVYDVYTRSRGMALDGTRYRDW; translated from the coding sequence ATGCCGAGCGCCTCGAGCCCTAGGAGCCTGCACGGCAGAAGCGGCCCGTGGAGGGCCGCGCTCCGGCGTGTGCGCGAGCGCCCGGACCGCGCAACGCGCGGCTATTCCTTCGTCGAGTTGCTCGTCGTCAGCAGCATTCTCCTGATCCTCGCGTCGGCGGTGGCGCCGCTCGCGCAGGTGACGATGCAGCGCCAACGGGAATCGGAGCTGCGGCGGGCCCTGCGCGAGATGCGGACGGCCATCGACCGCTACAAGGACGCGGTGGACCTCGGCGTCATCGGGGGTACGGATATCGATCCGGAGAACCAGGGCTATCCGCCCAGCCTCGGCACGCTGGTGGAGGGCGTGGAGCCGGTCGACGAGAGCACCGGCGGCGTGCTGCGCTTCCTGCGGCGGATTCCGATCGATCCGATGACGAAGAGCACCGACTGGGGCCTGCGGTCCTACCAGGACGATCCGGACGCGACACGTTGGGGTGGGGATAATGTGTACGACGTCTACACACGGTCGCGGGGCATGGCACTCGACGGCACGCGCTACCGGGACTGGTGA
- a CDS encoding BMC domain-containing protein, producing the protein MTLEALGMVETKGLVGSIEAADAMVKAANVLLIGKEYIGAGYVTVMVRGDVGAVKAATDAGAAAARRVGELVSVHVIPRPHHEVEKILPAAGDAT; encoded by the coding sequence ATGACACTCGAAGCGCTCGGCATGGTGGAGACCAAGGGCCTCGTCGGATCCATCGAGGCCGCCGATGCGATGGTCAAGGCGGCGAACGTCCTGCTGATTGGCAAGGAGTACATCGGGGCCGGCTATGTGACGGTCATGGTGCGGGGCGACGTCGGCGCCGTGAAGGCGGCTACCGACGCCGGGGCGGCCGCTGCGCGCCGGGTCGGCGAGCTCGTCTCGGTCCACGTCATTCCGCGGCCGCATCACGAGGTCGAGAAGATCCTGCCCGCGGCCGGGGACGCGACCTAG
- a CDS encoding aldehyde dehydrogenase family protein: MAELDSGIDQRSTEQARSLAARACEARSPLAELDQEQVDRIVGAMAATAAEHAGELAAAAVDETGYGVRADKVRKNLFAARTVYEFIRPMKTVGVLRRLDDRRVVEIAEPFGVVAAIVPSTNPTSTAIYKLLVAMKARCPIVISPHPAAVDCINRTVRLLERAARGAGAPEGAISVMESVTLAGTQELMRRREVAVILATGGMGLVRAAYSAGKPAYGVGPGNAPAYIERSADVGKAVRDVLTGKTFDNGLLCSSENSVVVDAPIAEEVRREFQAQGGNFLNSAETAALAGVLITPQRLPHPKLVGRTAVEIAGRAGLEVPKHTRALIAPLDGVGRDHPLSIEKLCPVLSFYVVADWREGCERCRQILAYGGMGHTMAIHSRDESVVLEFALRKPAFRIVVNTPATLGSIGMTTGLDPSMTLGCGGHGGNVTSDNISPRHLLNVKRLAYELRTARQAAATLDSPSKQDSDAGGGRSGRAAGLDRRLVAERVAALVDAPAAAGAPVPPSPTRDPGRAAGPPTAVPFVCEEDVRAAIRESRPIVIGERTIVTPAARDLAATHGVFVES, translated from the coding sequence ATGGCTGAACTGGATTCGGGCATCGACCAGCGCTCCACGGAGCAGGCCCGCAGCCTCGCGGCGCGGGCCTGCGAGGCACGATCCCCCCTGGCGGAGCTGGATCAGGAACAGGTGGACCGCATCGTCGGCGCCATGGCCGCGACGGCCGCCGAGCACGCCGGCGAACTGGCGGCGGCCGCCGTCGACGAGACCGGCTACGGGGTCCGTGCCGACAAGGTCCGGAAGAATCTCTTCGCGGCGCGCACCGTGTACGAGTTCATCCGACCGATGAAGACGGTCGGCGTGCTGCGGCGGCTCGACGACCGGCGCGTCGTGGAGATCGCAGAGCCCTTCGGGGTGGTCGCCGCGATCGTCCCGTCCACCAATCCCACCTCCACCGCCATCTACAAGCTGCTCGTAGCGATGAAGGCGCGCTGCCCGATCGTTATCAGCCCGCACCCGGCGGCGGTCGACTGCATCAACCGAACCGTGCGCCTGCTGGAGCGTGCGGCACGCGGCGCCGGAGCTCCCGAGGGCGCGATCTCCGTGATGGAGTCGGTAACCCTTGCGGGCACGCAGGAGTTGATGCGCCGGCGGGAGGTCGCGGTCATCCTCGCGACCGGAGGCATGGGTCTCGTCCGCGCCGCCTACTCGGCCGGCAAGCCGGCCTACGGCGTCGGTCCGGGCAACGCGCCCGCCTACATCGAGCGATCCGCCGACGTCGGGAAGGCCGTGCGCGACGTCCTCACCGGCAAGACCTTCGACAACGGACTGCTCTGCTCCTCCGAAAACTCGGTAGTGGTCGACGCCCCGATCGCCGAGGAGGTGCGCCGCGAGTTCCAGGCCCAGGGAGGGAACTTCCTGAACAGCGCCGAAACGGCGGCCCTGGCCGGAGTCCTGATCACCCCGCAGCGGCTCCCGCATCCGAAGCTCGTCGGCCGCACGGCGGTGGAGATCGCCGGGCGCGCCGGCCTGGAGGTCCCGAAGCACACGCGGGCGCTCATCGCGCCGCTCGACGGGGTCGGCCGCGACCATCCCCTGTCCATCGAGAAGCTCTGCCCGGTGCTCTCCTTCTACGTCGTGGCGGACTGGCGCGAAGGCTGCGAGCGATGCAGACAGATTCTGGCCTACGGCGGCATGGGCCACACCATGGCAATCCACTCCAGAGACGAGTCGGTCGTTCTCGAGTTCGCTCTGCGGAAACCTGCCTTCCGCATAGTGGTGAACACGCCCGCGACGCTCGGCTCCATCGGCATGACGACCGGCCTCGATCCGTCGATGACGCTCGGCTGTGGCGGGCACGGCGGCAACGTCACCTCCGACAACATCTCGCCGCGCCATCTGCTCAACGTGAAGCGGCTGGCATACGAGTTGCGCACCGCACGCCAGGCAGCCGCCACCCTCGACTCGCCCTCGAAGCAGGACTCGGACGCGGGGGGCGGCCGCTCGGGGCGCGCGGCGGGGCTGGACCGGCGTCTGGTAGCCGAACGCGTCGCGGCGCTGGTGGACGCGCCGGCCGCCGCTGGCGCGCCCGTCCCTCCATCGCCGACGCGGGACCCGGGCCGCGCCGCCGGACCACCGACGGCGGTCCCGTTCGTCTGCGAGGAAGACGTCCGGGCCGCCATCCGCGAATCGCGGCCGATCGTGATCGGCGAGCGCACCATCGTGACCCCCGCGGCGCGCGACCTTGCGGCGACGCACGGGGTCTTCGTGGAAAGCTGA
- a CDS encoding PilN domain-containing protein has protein sequence MNLATRPFYNERAVHLVVAAVGLAIVAILALEVVRFVALSRAHGELTLAAETAEGEAAAVSTRTARLEREMPRDATATVVAAAEEVNRLIEQRLFSWTAFFNVIEQTLPAAVMLTAVRPDADEEGTSVDLAVIGRTVADIEEFIRRLEQTGVFADVLARQGELNEEGMYRAQLRGRLVRPDETTAGRDEPAEGA, from the coding sequence ATGAATCTGGCGACGCGACCGTTCTACAACGAACGCGCGGTTCATCTCGTCGTGGCGGCGGTCGGGCTCGCGATCGTCGCGATCCTCGCGCTGGAGGTCGTCCGCTTCGTGGCGCTGTCGCGGGCGCACGGCGAGCTGACGCTGGCGGCGGAGACGGCCGAAGGCGAAGCGGCCGCCGTCTCGACCCGAACGGCGCGACTCGAGCGCGAGATGCCTCGCGACGCAACGGCCACTGTGGTCGCCGCAGCGGAAGAGGTCAACCGGCTGATCGAGCAGCGGCTGTTCTCGTGGACCGCCTTTTTCAACGTCATCGAGCAGACCCTGCCGGCGGCGGTGATGCTGACCGCGGTACGTCCGGACGCGGACGAAGAGGGGACCAGCGTCGATCTGGCGGTGATCGGCCGCACCGTCGCCGACATCGAGGAGTTCATCCGACGACTCGAGCAGACCGGGGTCTTCGCGGACGTGCTGGCCCGGCAGGGCGAGCTGAACGAGGAGGGCATGTACCGGGCGCAGTTGCGCGGGCGCCTGGTGCGCCCCGATGAGACGACGGCCGGCCGGGACGAACCGGCGGAGGGAGCATGA
- a CDS encoding lytic transglycosylase domain-containing protein — MPAFQGSGNGFLDARPVPARLAEPVGQEASSATGGYRGEASPAVRSATPERPYDRLVEQAAARHGVDPGLVHALIEVESGYRADAVSSVGAMGLMQLMPRTARRYGVSDPLDPAANIDAGTQHLRALLDEFGPLYELSALAAYNAGEVVVRRHGGIPPYPQTRRFVRRVLEVLLSQRGRGGGD, encoded by the coding sequence ATGCCGGCGTTTCAGGGTAGCGGGAACGGCTTTCTCGACGCGCGGCCCGTCCCGGCACGGCTGGCGGAGCCCGTCGGGCAGGAGGCCTCTTCGGCAACCGGCGGCTACCGGGGCGAGGCGTCCCCGGCGGTACGGTCCGCGACGCCGGAACGGCCGTATGACCGTCTGGTGGAGCAGGCCGCGGCCCGCCACGGCGTCGACCCGGGTCTGGTGCACGCGTTGATCGAGGTGGAGTCCGGCTATCGCGCCGACGCGGTCTCCTCCGTCGGCGCGATGGGTCTGATGCAATTGATGCCGCGCACCGCGCGGCGCTACGGAGTCTCCGATCCGCTGGATCCGGCAGCCAACATCGACGCGGGAACGCAGCACCTGCGGGCGCTGCTCGACGAGTTCGGCCCCCTCTACGAGCTGAGCGCGCTGGCCGCGTACAACGCTGGCGAGGTCGTCGTCCGGCGGCACGGGGGAATTCCACCCTATCCGCAGACCCGCAGGTTCGTGCGCCGCGTTCTGGAGGTCCTGCTGTCACAACGGGGCCGGGGCGGCGGCGACTGA
- a CDS encoding type II/IV secretion system protein encodes MLDEAADASTPGKPPAPDADAEVARARALAERYRLEYVDMERYYVDQALLRSIPADMMLRYRFVPRRRTGEALEIIVSDPTDLPMIDELALLLGAPVTVTVGTASAIESILTRSESSQRVLDEATESFQLQFLREEEAADESLTVERLTSDISPVIKLVDSMIYTAIQRRASDIHVETQDDALHVKYRIDGVLQAAMRPIDKQFHSAVLSRIKVMAELDIAEKRVPQDGRFKLRMPGKTIDFRVSIMPSIHGEDAVIRILDKESISEQFRELRLDILGFPADELRRFRRAIAEPYGMVLVTGPTGSGKTTTLYGALAEITSLEDKIVTIEDPVEYQLKGITQIPINERKGLTFARGLRSILRHDPDKIMVGEIRDPETAQIAIQSALTGHLVFTTVHANNVIDVLGRFLNMGVEAYQFVSALNCVLAQRLVRTICRDCRHPVTVPEEELREAKIDPAVAAEHTFYEGGGCIECGGTGYRGRTAICELLDLSDHLRELILGRRPTSEIKQAARDAGMRFLRESAVEQVLQGRTTLHEINKVTFVA; translated from the coding sequence ATGCTGGACGAAGCCGCCGACGCCTCCACGCCCGGCAAGCCGCCGGCGCCCGACGCCGACGCCGAGGTCGCGCGCGCACGCGCGCTCGCCGAGCGGTACCGCCTCGAGTACGTCGACATGGAGCGGTACTACGTCGATCAGGCTCTGCTGCGGTCGATTCCCGCCGACATGATGCTGCGCTACCGCTTCGTGCCCCGGCGCCGCACGGGCGAGGCGCTCGAGATCATCGTCTCGGATCCGACCGACCTGCCGATGATCGACGAGCTTGCGCTCCTGCTGGGCGCCCCGGTGACCGTGACGGTGGGAACCGCGTCGGCTATCGAGTCGATTCTCACCCGTAGCGAGAGCTCGCAGCGCGTGCTCGACGAGGCCACCGAGAGCTTCCAGTTGCAATTCCTGCGCGAGGAGGAGGCGGCCGACGAGAGCCTCACGGTCGAACGACTGACCAGCGACATCAGTCCGGTGATCAAGCTGGTCGACTCGATGATCTACACGGCCATCCAGCGGCGCGCCAGCGACATCCACGTCGAGACCCAGGACGACGCGCTGCACGTCAAGTACCGCATCGACGGGGTGCTGCAGGCGGCCATGCGGCCGATCGACAAGCAGTTCCACAGCGCCGTGCTGTCGCGCATCAAGGTGATGGCGGAGCTCGACATCGCCGAGAAACGGGTGCCGCAGGACGGGCGTTTCAAGCTGCGAATGCCCGGCAAGACCATCGACTTCCGGGTGTCGATCATGCCGAGCATCCACGGCGAGGACGCGGTCATCCGCATTCTCGACAAGGAATCGATCAGCGAGCAGTTCCGGGAGCTGCGGCTCGACATCCTGGGTTTTCCCGCCGACGAGCTGCGGCGTTTCCGCCGCGCCATCGCGGAGCCGTACGGCATGGTGCTCGTGACCGGTCCGACCGGCAGCGGGAAGACGACGACGCTGTACGGGGCGCTGGCGGAGATCACCTCGTTGGAGGACAAGATCGTCACCATCGAGGACCCGGTCGAGTATCAGCTCAAGGGGATCACCCAGATCCCGATCAACGAGCGCAAGGGGCTGACGTTCGCCCGCGGCCTGCGCTCGATTCTGCGCCACGATCCCGACAAGATCATGGTAGGGGAGATCCGCGACCCGGAGACCGCGCAGATCGCGATTCAGTCCGCGCTCACGGGCCACCTGGTGTTCACCACGGTGCACGCGAACAACGTCATCGACGTGCTCGGACGGTTCCTGAACATGGGCGTCGAGGCGTACCAGTTCGTATCGGCCCTCAACTGCGTTCTGGCGCAGCGCCTCGTGCGGACGATCTGCCGGGACTGCCGGCATCCGGTGACGGTCCCCGAAGAAGAGCTCCGGGAAGCGAAGATCGATCCGGCAGTCGCGGCGGAGCACACCTTCTACGAGGGCGGCGGCTGCATCGAGTGCGGTGGGACCGGCTACCGGGGCCGTACCGCGATATGCGAGCTGCTCGACCTGAGCGACCACCTCCGGGAGCTGATCCTGGGCCGGCGCCCCACGTCGGAGATCAAGCAGGCGGCGCGCGACGCCGGCATGCGCTTCCTGCGCGAATCGGCGGTCGAGCAGGTACTGCAGGGGAGGACCACCCTGCACGAAATCAACAAGGTCACCTTCGTTGCGTAG